The Micromonospora sp. Llam0 genome includes a window with the following:
- a CDS encoding metallophosphoesterase, with product MSDEQTADRSRPGQQPGRPDQQPGRPGRRLARAGRRLGSVSRTAGRGFGRAARSRATRRIGVALAVAAVSLAGVVIGVLLGARADVDIGPFRAEMSVTPAMDGGTTMAIPPLGALHVDSHEGPVQLSIRLGSLDQVRTLALLDDPNAITRASQTVVGDVTEGVLRLGIRTIAVAVLTTLILAALVFRDTRRVAWSGTLALLITGGSIGVAAATIRPESIEEPRYEGLLVNAPAVVGDVQRIATNYSQYAEQLQHIVSNVSRIYTTVSTLPVYQAAEGSTRVLHVSDMHLNPTGWSVIRTVVEQFDIDVVIDTGDITDWGSEPEANYVASIGLLEVPYVFIRGNHDSIRTQEAVAGQPNAIVLDNEVTEVAGLTIAGIGDPRFTPDKQTSPADGGLSKPATDQVIGVGEQLAATIRGTDEPVDIALVHDPVSAGPLSGTTPLVLAGHTHNREVRMLAEIPGEQPTRLMVEGSTGGAGLRGLEGEEPTPLAMTVLYFDAEHQLQAHDDIRIGGTGQAQVTLERHVVAGPEPEPDPSASPSGSAVPDPSATPTTTPSTVPEPSPS from the coding sequence ATGAGCGACGAGCAAACGGCCGACCGGAGCCGTCCCGGCCAGCAGCCGGGCCGACCGGATCAGCAGCCCGGCCGACCCGGGCGACGGCTGGCGCGTGCCGGGCGGCGGCTCGGCTCCGTCAGCCGTACCGCTGGTCGCGGATTCGGGCGGGCTGCCCGGTCACGGGCTACCCGGCGGATCGGCGTGGCGCTCGCAGTCGCCGCGGTGAGTCTGGCCGGGGTCGTCATCGGCGTCCTGCTCGGTGCCCGCGCCGACGTCGACATCGGCCCGTTCCGGGCCGAGATGTCGGTGACCCCGGCGATGGACGGCGGCACCACCATGGCCATCCCGCCGCTCGGCGCGCTGCACGTCGACAGCCACGAAGGGCCGGTCCAGCTCTCCATCCGGCTCGGCTCCCTCGACCAGGTCCGCACCCTCGCCCTGCTCGACGACCCGAACGCGATCACCCGGGCCAGTCAGACCGTGGTCGGCGACGTCACCGAGGGCGTGCTGCGGCTCGGTATCCGTACCATCGCGGTCGCCGTGCTCACCACCTTGATCCTCGCCGCGCTGGTCTTCCGCGACACCCGCCGGGTCGCCTGGTCCGGCACCCTGGCGCTGCTGATCACCGGCGGCAGCATCGGCGTCGCGGCGGCGACCATCCGGCCGGAGTCGATCGAGGAGCCACGGTACGAGGGTCTGCTGGTCAACGCCCCGGCGGTGGTCGGTGACGTGCAGCGGATCGCCACCAACTACAGCCAGTACGCCGAGCAGCTGCAGCACATCGTCAGCAACGTCAGCCGGATCTACACCACCGTGTCGACGCTGCCCGTCTACCAGGCGGCCGAGGGCAGCACCCGGGTACTGCACGTGTCGGACATGCACCTCAACCCGACCGGCTGGTCGGTGATCCGCACCGTGGTCGAGCAGTTCGACATCGACGTGGTGATCGACACCGGGGACATCACCGACTGGGGCAGCGAGCCGGAGGCGAACTACGTCGCCTCGATCGGGCTGCTGGAGGTTCCGTACGTGTTCATCCGCGGCAACCACGACTCGATCCGCACCCAGGAGGCGGTGGCCGGCCAGCCGAACGCGATCGTGCTGGACAACGAGGTCACCGAGGTCGCCGGGCTGACCATCGCCGGCATCGGCGACCCCCGGTTCACCCCCGACAAGCAGACCAGCCCGGCCGACGGCGGGCTGTCCAAGCCGGCCACCGACCAGGTGATCGGGGTCGGCGAACAGCTCGCCGCGACCATCCGGGGCACCGACGAACCGGTGGACATCGCCCTGGTGCACGACCCGGTCTCGGCCGGCCCGCTGTCCGGCACCACGCCGCTGGTGCTGGCCGGGCACACCCACAACCGGGAGGTCCGGATGCTCGCCGAGATCCCCGGTGAGCAGCCGACCCGGCTGATGGTGGAGGGTTCGACCGGCGGGGCCGGACTGCGCGGTCTGGAAGGCGAGGAGCCGACGCCACTGGCCATGACGGTGCTGTACTTCGACGCCGAGCACCAGTTGCAGGCGCACGACGACATCCGGATCGGCGGCACCGGCCAGGCCCAGGTGACCCTGGAGCGGCACGTCGTCGCCGGCCCGGAACCCGAGCCGGATCCGTCGGCGTCGCCGTCCGGTTCCGCGGTACCGGATCCGTCCGCGACCCCGACTACCACTCCGTCCACGGTCCCGGAACCCAGCCCGTCCTGA